The sequence TTTATGTTTTATCGAATGATTGTTGAGGTAAATGTTAAATATAACTGTATGATCAACCGTAGTATATCATATAGATCAATAAAAGTTGTCAGTGTAAAGAAAATATATTGACAAAAAGCTAAATTCCTTTTAAAATATTTCTTGTTGCCTTGAGGTGAATGTAATGAAATTATTTATCCAAAAATTAAAACAATCGCAGGGAGAACCCGTTTCTTTCCAGGAAGAGGTAGACATTTCTGATCTGGCTGATTTAGAAAATGATATTCGTCGAATTGATCCGGTTCTAGTGGAGGGCACTGCTAGAGTGGACGGTGAGGATATTACCTGTGATTTTCAAATTAAAGGAACGATGATTCTACCTTGTGCCCGGACTTTGGTAGATGTACCGTACAATTTCGCTGTCCATGCTATCGAATCATTTACTACCACTTACTACCATCAGGAAGAGGAAGTGCATTTAGTAAATGGGGAAGTACTTGACTTAACGCCATTTATCAAGGAAAATGTATTATTAGAAATGCCTATCAGAGTATTTGCAGATCAGGATAAACTGGACGCAAACACACTGACTGAAGGCAACGGATGGACACTTGTAACAGAACAAGAACAATCTGAGAAAGTGGATCCTCGCCTTGAAAAGCTAAAATCTTTATTAGATGACAATAGTAATGAGGATAACAGTAAAGAGTAAATCTTTACTTCTCTTTTAAAGGAGGTGTAACGGATGGCAGTACCTAAGCAAAGAACTTCAAAAAAGGTAAAAAACCAACGTCGTACTCATAAAAAATTACACGTACCAGGAATGGTAGAATGTTCTAACTGTGGTGAACTAACAAAACCACACCATGTTTGTAAATCATGTGGACAATATGATGGCAAACAAGTAGTAGAACAATAATTAGATATGTTGTACAGCCAATAGTGCAGGAGAAGAGATCTCCTGCACTATTTTTTTGTTTATGCGATAGGAAAATTTTATAATACATAATGCAAGGTAGTGAAAATGTTGAATGTACCAAGTATAAGAAAGTCTACAGTCTTCGCTAGCAGAAGAGGTGGATACCAATATTTTAAATAAGCAATACTGATCAGGGGTCATTTTGAAATGTTTCAAGTGCTTACCGATCGACGTGCCCATAGGACGCGGAGCAATTTTCAGGAGCTTTGCTAAGTACTATTAACATATCAAAATTACCACAACATTATACAGAACTAGCATTACATAAATCGTATTAGATAAACTTAAAGGATAAGACAACCTTACTAGTAAAATAGCAAGTGGCAGGAACGAATGAAATGGCTGAAGTTTGCGATAGTCTTTTTTTCATAAAAACAATATGTCTATCTCTTCTATTATTCGCATACATTATATCAAGAATAGAGGAGGTGGAGCTGTGCAAGGAAATCGTCAGGATGCCTGGTCAAGTGATGAAGATGTATTGCTTGCAGAAACAGTATTACGGTTTATCCGAGAAGGAAATACACAATTGGAAGCATTTAAAGAAGTGGGCAAGCAATTATCGCGAACTGCTGCAGCTTGCGGATTTCGTTGGAATGCAACATTACGTAAGCAATATGAAGAAGCCATTCACTTAGCCAAACAAAACAGAAAAAAAATTACATTTACAACTCAAAAGAACGTGAATATGTCATCACAAGAGCAGCCCAATATTCATGAAGTAATCCAAACATTAGAGCAGTTGCAAAAATTTTATCAGGATAATAGCCATCAGGAAGAATTGCAATCGATGATCGCGGAAAATCAACAATTAAGAGAGTCTATTACGAAATATAAAAGTTTTACTGATTCCGTATATCATGCGATGGAAAAACTAAAGCAATCATAATTCATACGCGAAGAAACCTCATCGATTTGATGAGGTTTTTTTATAAGTCGAAAAAGCATAAAAGTGCCGTCACAGCAGTAATCATATTGAACAGGAGGCTGATTCCTGTAATATGGATTTAACTAAGCATCCATATTGAGATATTTAATGTGCTAGAATACCGCTCCGTCCAACCACTTCGCGTTGATAACCTCCCTTTAGGGTAGACAGCTTAAATAAAAAAAATAAACTGTTAAAGGGAGGAAACAAATTGTGGGACGTCCATATTATTCAACAGAATTCAAATGGAAAGTGGTTCAAGAATATAAAAATGAAGGCCGTGTGTTGGAGAAGATGACGAAAAAATACGGTGTGCATCATTCTACCGTTAAGAAATGGGCCAAAATCGTAGAAAAAGAAGGAAAACAAGGTTTAAATAAACAAGGCGAGATTCAATATTATTCGAAGGAACGGAAACGTAAAGCCATCCGAGATTATTTATCTGGGAACTATTCAGTTCGAGAAGTGACAGAAATGCATGATATATCAGATGCATCGGTTTTAAGGAATTGGTTGAAAAAGTATAATCGGTATAGGGAGAGACAAGCACGTGCTGAAGAAAGGGGATTCTCTATGACGGTTAAAAGACGACCAACAGCGATGACAGAACGCATTGAAATCGTGAAATTTGCGTTATATCATGATAAGGATTACCAATACACCGCTGACATGTATGGTGTTTCTTATCAACAGGTATATCAATGGATACGGAAATTTGAAGCTAAAGGCTGGGATGGACTTCAGGATCGACGTGGAAAACCAAAATCATGGGCTGATTTAACGAAAGAGGAGAAACTAAAGCGTGAAAATCGAGAAAAAGATAAGGAAAATGAAAGATTGCGTGCAGAGGTGGCTTTCTTAAAAAAGTGGGACGAGCTAGGAGAGGAGGTGGTCACGACGATAACTAGAGTACGTCATGAGCATCTCTATCAGGTGATTCAACAACTACAAAAAGAAACGGCCTTTTCGATTTGTCTATTGTGTGAGGTGGCAGGGGTTAATCGTGGTGCCTATCACAGGTGGCTAATCCGAGAAGATACAGAGGAAGATCAGTTTAATCGAGAATTGTTACAAGAGATACGTAAGTTGTACGATGAATGGGATCAAGCAATTGGTTATCTGCGAATGACTAGCGAGTTAAAAAGAAAATTTGAGCATCCGATCAATCACAAGCGTATCTATCGATTAATGGATATTGAAGGGATAAAAGCAGTTATACGACGAAAAACCAGATCCTATATACCATCAAGACCTGAGCACACAGCAGCGAATATCTTAAATCGCGAGTTTCACGCAGATAAGCCGAATGAGAAATGGTTAACAGATGTGACAGAATTTAAGTACGGAAAAGGGAACAAAGCTTATTTAAGCGCCATATTAGATTTAAACGAAAACCGAATTGTGGCATTTAAGATAAGAAGAGCGAATAACAATGAATTGGTATTTGATACGTTGATTGAGGCTTTAAACGAGTTATCAGACGGCGAGCACCCTCTCATTCACACGGATCGAGGCGTACAATATACCTCGTATGGATTTAAACGAATCGTGGAGAATGCAGGACTACAACATAGTATGTCGCGTCCAGGGAAATGTATTGATAATGGACCGATGGAGGGCTTTTGGAGTTCATTAAAATGCGAAAAATATTATCTACATCAACAAGAATATCAAACCTTTTCTCAATTAGTACAAGCCATTATGGAGTATATTCACTTTTACAATTATGAACGTTTACAACTAACATTAAATGGTTATACCCCGATGGAATGTTTTGAAAATACAGTAGCTTAGTCTTTTATTATTTTAGTTGTTTACTTGACAGGGGGAGGTCCACGTCCTGCGGGGCACGGCTGAAGCTAGGCTACTACAAGAATCACTTCTCTGCTGCCTTGCACCGAGGAAGCCTACTTCGAAGTGTTACTAGTAGACGCAGGTGCAGACGTTGTGGATCTCCAGCACCTGCCTGATCCCGCGGGAGTCTCCGTGGTTGGCCTACGCTAGGATTTTGGCTCTACAAATTCTGGAATTGCTAGAATATTGAATGCACAATAAATATCAGCTTTTGAATAACATAATGCCTAGAACCATTGCTTCTAGCTGTTCCGAACGTTGTAGTACTTCCCTTTAGCGTAGGAAATAGGCGGAGACTCCCGTGGAATCAGCGCGAGCTGAAGATCCATTATATTTGTGCCTGTGTCTGCAAGTATCGCTTCGAAGTGGGCTTCCTCGGCGCAAGGCAGCAAAGAAGCTTTTCAAGTATTAGCCTAGCTGAAGCCGTGCCCACAGGACGCGGAGCCTATTTCCGGAGCTTTGCTAAGCAGATAAACGATATCAAAATGACCATTCTGATATACAGCCTAAGTTTATCTAGTCCATATTATAGGTAGTTGTATATAATTTATTTCGATTGGGACCGGGCGGGTTTTGCCTGGCTTTTCTTATGAGTCAAGAAAGTATAAATTTTGGGCTATATGATGTTCGCTGACAGAAACGGCCACGTCCGGCTCCAACGCCCAGAGACTAGGCGACTTCGCGAAATCGCCCTACGATAAGTCATCATCGATTCGCAAGCTCACCGTGATTCCTTTATCTCAGTTGATTCGCTCCACTCGCTACGTCTCTAAACGGGCGCTTGCCCCTTTGTTCCATAACACTAGTTTTAATACCTCGTTAATCGGGAAATAGGATACAGCACATTATAAAGAGAATTTTCATATAGGGGCTTGCATGAGTGAAAAAGTCCTATATAATATAAAGGAACAAACCAAAAGTAACAGAAAATTGCGCGGGTACTGAGTCGAAAGGGGTGATTTTGGTGGAAGGCTTTTATTATTTATTTGCATTAATGGTAACATTGCCCACGGCCATAACTTTGTTTGTATACTTATTGACCTACAGGCTAGTTAAAAAACGGAAATTCTCCTTTCATTTTGCAATTGATTCAACCACCATCTTATATGTTGGTTCTGTTGCAGCTATTGTTTATTCTATTTTTTCAGTGAATCCTATCGCATACATAGCACTTATTCTTATCGCTATTCTGATGATATGTGTCTTTATTCATTGGAGAAAATATACGGATATTGTCTTTCGTCAAGTTTGTAAACGATTTTGGAAGTCGACTTTTTTATTATTTTTCGTCTTACATATCATATCTATCTGTTATGGTTTATTTTATCAAATTAGTGTCGTATTTATTGATCTGTCCTAGGTCATAAACAAATTATGTGCTTTTATCGCTTGCTTTATGTACAATACTAGTGGATTACTATTGTATATATTGATAAATAAAGGAGCAGTTCAGTAATGCGCATCGAATCCCATAGACTCGATTTTCAAAATAAATTTATATCTGATTATCAAAATGGTGTGAAAGAATTATTAGATCATTTTGATTATAATCCGTATGATAATAATGTATACGGACAACGTCTCGTTGACTTGAAGGAACGTTCATTTCAAAGAGAGGTTCTTTCTGACTTGTTAAAGGATATGAACCACGCATGGTCTGCATCTGCTTTAACAAGTCAGAACATAGAAAAGCTAAAAGATCCAGAAAGTGTTGTGGTCATTGGTGGACAGCAAGCAGGGATACTAACAGGACCTTTATATACCATCAATAAGATCATATCGATAGTAGCGTTTGCCAAAGAACAAGAAGAACAATTGAATGTTCCAGTGTTACCCGTGTTCTGGATTGCCGGTGAAGATCATGATTTTGATGAGGTTAATCATTTGTTTTTGCCAGAAGCAACGAAATTACATAAATTCCCGATTGCTAATCCTTTGAACGAGAAAGTCTCGGTATCAAGTCGTACGCTTGACAAAGAAACTGCGCGAGACTGGTTAAAAACTACATTCAGAGCCCTTCGTGAAACCGCCTATACGAAAAAGCTTTACCAGAGCCTGGAGTATAAACTTGATCAATCACTAACATTTGTTGATTTTTTCGCATCTTTTATACATGAATTATTTGAGGATACTGGCATTATACTGGTTGATTCGGGGAATCCGAAATTGCGAAAGTTAGAAACTCCGTACTTTCAAGATATTATAAATAATCAGAAAGACATAAGTCGCTATGCATATCATTCGTTACAATCGATGAGAGCGCAAGGCTATCATGTAAGCGTGGATACAGGTGAGCAAGACGCGCATTTGTTTATTGTAGAGCGTGGCGACAGAGTCCTTTTGCAGAAAGCTGATGAAGATATATGGGTTGGAAAAAACGGAGAATGTAAGTATTCAACGGAACAATTATTGCACATAGCGGAAAAAGAACCAGAACGATTGAGCAACAATGTCGTGACGAGACCCTTGATGCAGGAAATGGTTTTCCCTACGTTGGCTTTTTTTGCGGGTCCAAGTGAAGCAGCATACTGGTCGTTATTGAAAAAAGCTTTTCACAGCATTTCTCTAACCATGCCTCCGGTACTGCCGAGAGTGTCATTGACTTTAGTAGAAGAACGTGTTGAGAAGCTGCTTAAAAAATATAATATTGCTACAACTTCTGCGATTAATGGAGGAGTACAGTCCTACAAACAAAATTGGTTAGCTGCTCAGCAGCATGTGCCCATTACGGAAATGACAGAACAATTGAAGCAAATGATCTCGCAAGGGCATCAGCCAATTCAAGGTGCTGCAAAGGCAATGTCCAACGATGTACAGCAATACGCAGAAAAAAATGAGCAGTTACTATTAAATCGAGTGGACGAATTAACAAATAGGTTGAATCAAGAGCTGTCCAAAAAACATCAATTTAACTTGCAAGAATTTGATTATATCCAGCTTCATTTAAAACCAGAAGGTGGGCTGCAAGAGCGAATGTGGAATATTATCTATTTCATCAATCAGAACGGATTCGATTGGCTTCATGAAATTAATCATTATCCTTTTGATTGGAAAGAACAACATTATATCGTATATGTATAAACAATAAGACAATCGGTGAAAAAGCCGATTGTCTTTTTTTATAAGAAAAGAAAGTATATACGTACACTCATAGAAGTAATCACGCTAAATAGGAAAGTAGGTTTTTATAATATGGATTATGTTAACTTAGGCTGTATATCAGAATGGTCATTTTGATATATCTTATCTGCTTTTGTAAAGGTCCAGAAATAGGCTCCGCCTCCTGTGGGCAGGCTACTATATGAACAGCATCTTTGCTGCCTTGTGCCGAGGAAGCTCACTTCGAAGCGATACTTGCGGACACAGGCACAAACTAAATGGATCTTCAGCTCGCGCTGATTCCACGGGAGCCTCCGCCTATTTCCTGCGCTTTAGGGAAGTGCTACAACGTATGTAACAGCAAATAGAAGTTGTGCTAGGCAATGTATTTCATCAATTATGCTGTGAATCTTGCAGATAATGCTTCATATCCTAGCTGTCGAGCTATACATCAGCGGAGCGGTATCATACCATACATAATATTTCAAAATCACCACTAAGCCGCTAGTTTACATAATCCATATTATAGGTGTTTGTAAAAATTAATTAGGACGGGGCGGGTTATTCCAGGGTTTTCTAATTGAGGCCCGTTTGCTGTAAATTTGTGCTACCGAGTATCTTATTCCACATGTACCACTTCCCACCACTTTCGTCACTTTTTCTTAATCGGAACCCTATTTTTCTAGGAAAAAACCGTGTGAAT is a genomic window of Gracilibacillus salinarum containing:
- a CDS encoding YceD family protein, encoding MKLFIQKLKQSQGEPVSFQEEVDISDLADLENDIRRIDPVLVEGTARVDGEDITCDFQIKGTMILPCARTLVDVPYNFAVHAIESFTTTYYHQEEEVHLVNGEVLDLTPFIKENVLLEMPIRVFADQDKLDANTLTEGNGWTLVTEQEQSEKVDPRLEKLKSLLDDNSNEDNSKE
- the rpmF gene encoding 50S ribosomal protein L32, giving the protein MAVPKQRTSKKVKNQRRTHKKLHVPGMVECSNCGELTKPHHVCKSCGQYDGKQVVEQ
- a CDS encoding RsfA family transcriptional regulator; its protein translation is MQGNRQDAWSSDEDVLLAETVLRFIREGNTQLEAFKEVGKQLSRTAAACGFRWNATLRKQYEEAIHLAKQNRKKITFTTQKNVNMSSQEQPNIHEVIQTLEQLQKFYQDNSHQEELQSMIAENQQLRESITKYKSFTDSVYHAMEKLKQS
- a CDS encoding IS3 family transposase, whose translation is MGRPYYSTEFKWKVVQEYKNEGRVLEKMTKKYGVHHSTVKKWAKIVEKEGKQGLNKQGEIQYYSKERKRKAIRDYLSGNYSVREVTEMHDISDASVLRNWLKKYNRYRERQARAEERGFSMTVKRRPTAMTERIEIVKFALYHDKDYQYTADMYGVSYQQVYQWIRKFEAKGWDGLQDRRGKPKSWADLTKEEKLKRENREKDKENERLRAEVAFLKKWDELGEEVVTTITRVRHEHLYQVIQQLQKETAFSICLLCEVAGVNRGAYHRWLIREDTEEDQFNRELLQEIRKLYDEWDQAIGYLRMTSELKRKFEHPINHKRIYRLMDIEGIKAVIRRKTRSYIPSRPEHTAANILNREFHADKPNEKWLTDVTEFKYGKGNKAYLSAILDLNENRIVAFKIRRANNNELVFDTLIEALNELSDGEHPLIHTDRGVQYTSYGFKRIVENAGLQHSMSRPGKCIDNGPMEGFWSSLKCEKYYLHQQEYQTFSQLVQAIMEYIHFYNYERLQLTLNGYTPMECFENTVA
- a CDS encoding DUF3397 domain-containing protein, which produces MEGFYYLFALMVTLPTAITLFVYLLTYRLVKKRKFSFHFAIDSTTILYVGSVAAIVYSIFSVNPIAYIALILIAILMICVFIHWRKYTDIVFRQVCKRFWKSTFLLFFVLHIISICYGLFYQISVVFIDLS
- the bshC gene encoding bacillithiol biosynthesis cysteine-adding enzyme BshC, producing the protein MRIESHRLDFQNKFISDYQNGVKELLDHFDYNPYDNNVYGQRLVDLKERSFQREVLSDLLKDMNHAWSASALTSQNIEKLKDPESVVVIGGQQAGILTGPLYTINKIISIVAFAKEQEEQLNVPVLPVFWIAGEDHDFDEVNHLFLPEATKLHKFPIANPLNEKVSVSSRTLDKETARDWLKTTFRALRETAYTKKLYQSLEYKLDQSLTFVDFFASFIHELFEDTGIILVDSGNPKLRKLETPYFQDIINNQKDISRYAYHSLQSMRAQGYHVSVDTGEQDAHLFIVERGDRVLLQKADEDIWVGKNGECKYSTEQLLHIAEKEPERLSNNVVTRPLMQEMVFPTLAFFAGPSEAAYWSLLKKAFHSISLTMPPVLPRVSLTLVEERVEKLLKKYNIATTSAINGGVQSYKQNWLAAQQHVPITEMTEQLKQMISQGHQPIQGAAKAMSNDVQQYAEKNEQLLLNRVDELTNRLNQELSKKHQFNLQEFDYIQLHLKPEGGLQERMWNIIYFINQNGFDWLHEINHYPFDWKEQHYIVYV